Genomic DNA from Carnobacteriaceae bacterium zg-C25:
ATCATCATTAGCGTTCCGACGATACCACCTCCAGAAACCATCAAAATCATCATTCCAGAATTCAACTCTTGAACGTATTTTGCCATGGTTGCCGGTAAACTCGTTAGCATCATCACATATAAGAAAATGAACGCACTAAAGCTTAAAGAATATTTCCAAATAAACGCATCTTTTATAGCAACGGCATAAGAATAATTGTCATTTGTCGACGGTGTTGTTTCAAAGTGTTCTGATTTCCACAACCAAGTAGCAAATAAAATTAAAACACATGATGCAATAACGCTCATCGTGATGCGCCAATCCATACGTAATGTATTGCCTGCAACGATAAAGGCTAACGCAATAATGAACGCACCGATATTATATGACGCGGTAATCAATGCGGAATAAATCATTTTGTGTTTTTGCGCAACGAAACGAACGACCATGGGGTTCATAAACACCATTAACATTGACCCTCCAAGAGCCATAATCATACGTGCACCGATATATAGCCAATAATTTGGCATCCAGATGGCTACTAGCGCAAAACTTAAAAAGACAAACGCTAAAATACCCGCTTTACGAATACCTAATTTCATTAAGAAAAAGGCTGCTAGAAAATTGGCGAATACACGTGCAGTGGTGATGGTATAATTGACCACTTGTGAAATAACGGGAGAAACCGTTTCACCTGGAAAATACGTTTTAATAATTTCTGGGCCTAACGTTGACCCCCCTACCCAAT
This window encodes:
- a CDS encoding MFS transporter — protein: MSQSKEISTKTGILMFFILFMSYILFAANWVGGSTLGPEIIKTYFPGETVSPVISQVVNYTITTARVFANFLAAFFLMKLGIRKAGILAFVFLSFALVAIWMPNYWLYIGARMIMALGGSMLMVFMNPMVVRFVAQKHKMIYSALITASYNIGAFIIALAFIVAGNTLRMDWRITMSVIASCVLILFATWLWKSEHFETTPSTNDNYSYAVAIKDAFIWKYSLSFSAFIFLYVMMLTSLPATMAKYVQELNSGMMILMVSGGGIVGTLMMMRLKIESKRKPFLLKVGSLTIALLVASLYVAPHFIIGAYVLMFLGGFVLFIQYPVYLNIPHELPNMNPQRSTLMFGVIWALTYGLYTLFNFFWSLILDNFGLQAAHIFFVGIVSVHLLMIFTLPETYVKKEK